One window from the genome of Leptidea sinapis chromosome 24, ilLepSina1.1, whole genome shotgun sequence encodes:
- the LOC126971874 gene encoding uncharacterized protein LOC126971874 translates to MGSDCVPAAAAPTAILIATFERNSCAYLYEKMNDEKLIILVSKYECLFDITKPSYSDRIMKDNAWEEISKCLGISVTQCQDRWKKLRDNFRKAYYNRKGKSSDGATTSKLIKFEKELSFIIPFFRNRNQISNVTLSSDDSEPGTPIPPPSTSSKRSDHSEVESLASTSGSKKRPRLSKDVATVFEEYLEEKRNTTPRDKALRNFFLSMSDTVETFPKEVQARIKRRVFNIVNEAELSLYENSTDLNYSLSINSPPSTNQSTYLVSNETYIPQNYPDQTTYGYNTSTQNTK, encoded by the exons ATGGGCTCCGATTGCGTGCCCGCTGCGGCCGCGCCGACTGCCATTTTGATAGCAACATTTGAACGTAATAGTTGTGCGTACTTGTACGAAAAGATGaatgatgaaaaattaataatactcgTGTCAAAATATGAGTGTTTATTTGACATAACCAAGCCATCATATAGCGATCGGATAATGAAAGACAATGCATGGGAGGAAATTAGCAAATGTCTCGGAATAAGTG TGACGCAGTGCCAGGATCGTTGGAAGAAACTGCGAGATAACTTCAGAAAAGCCTATTATAACCGAAAAGGCAAGAGTAGCGATGGTGCAACTACGtccaaattgataaaatttgaaaaagaactttcttttataataccaTTTTTTCGCAATCGAAACCAAATATCTAATGTAACATTATCATCGGATGATTCAGAGCCTGGCACACCAATACCACCACCATCGACATCATCTAAACGTTCTGACCATTCTGAAGTTGAATCGCTTGCAAGTACTTCTGGCTCGAAAAAGAGACCACGCTTAAGCAAAGATGTTGCTACGGTTTTCGAAGAGTATCTTgaagaaaaaagaaatactaCACCCCGTGACAAGGcattacgtaatttttttttgtctatgtCAGATACAGTGGAAACATTCCCAAAAGAAGTCCAAGCACGAATTAAAAGGCGCGTGTTTAACATTGTTAATGAAGCTGAATTAAGTCTGTATGAAAATAGTACAGATTTGAATTATTCTTTGTCtataaattcaccgccatcGACTAATCAATCTACTTACCTAGTGTCAAACGAAACCTATATTCCTCAAAACTATCCAGATCAGACTACTTACGGGTACAATACCAGcacacaaaatacaaaataa